GTggaagaaaaatataacaaagctGATTTCTTAGTCCTCTAAATTACTGATAAATTAGTATTTTTTGTCTATATGAATATATGAGTGTTATACATGTGATCGCAAATAAGGACAATTCTTGTGACAGGTAGATGTAATCAGGTTCTTTTCAGATATATACAGTACTGCAGATATATTGTTACAGTTAATCGTTTGATCACTAGCTATATTCTTACAATGGTGGCTATGTTTTATGCGACACACCTTAAACAGGGAGAATTTGAAGTAAAAAGGTACCGTTATAAAAACCATAGGGGTCATACACGTGCGGAGATTCGGAAAAATGCTTTGTCAACATCAAAAtccaaaatctaaaaaaaaatccacCCATATATGTTTATTTTGGATTTCTTATATATGGGTGTATTTTGGATTTTGATGTTGCGGACCCCTGTGACAGAAACAAACTTCGAGGTAGCCAAGCGGCCAGTATCATATAAAAGGCATGAACAGTCTTTCCTTTGTGctaaactggcttctcttctctcacaCCCTCGTGGTGATGCATCAGAAATGAGTTTCTGATGTTGGTTTGCTATAACTCGTttcacaattgacctaaaataaattctttaaattaGTCTCAAAGGCTGAAGATAAAATATTAGTTGACGGCTTTGTCGAATTATTTCGTATTACACTAatttaaagtttatatatttatatattgcttTGTATTCTAGGATGGGCCTTGGTCTAGTATCATATGGTATCAAATATGGTATTCAGGCTCTCTCCGGGAACATCTTTTTCAACCTATTTCTCTTTAATCTTTGCGGTATACCTTCAAAGGGTATAGCTCTTTGGCTTCAAAACAGGTAACGTTTTTCCCTTGAACAATTCATAATATTCACACTTAAGATAGAATGATTAAAAAAAGATTATAACGTGAATATGATtccatgtttcacaaactttaaaGGCTGTGCATCAGAGGTATATCTGAAAGATGTCGGAAAATTCTGAGTTtaattaaaagcatttgaaagCGAAAAGAATGAAATTTGCGATTAACTTTCACAtttagcctgttaaatttctaaaatggactggtcgatcattcagtttggacaatatcatttattattcaaaggggtgttcaatgaaaattactgacggaatagcgaacagtgcagaccaagattagccgaacgatcttagtctgcactgctCACAAAGGCAGATTTACTTTACCACCAACAGGTTAAAGGAAAATAAAGTTAAGACGATATGGATAATGTAGACAAATAACCTCCCTACATCAACAACCTCTATACAGATCACAGAAACGTCGGCCATCCCGGTGATGTTGTATCACATGAGTAGCACTGTACATACAATTATCAAGGTCAAAGAATGCTTTGACTTTTTTCAAAGGTTTGGGCGTAGAATTACAGCCATCATATGTTACACGATTGTTGGTATCAGTGGCTTTATTGTCGGCGTCGTACAAACTGTTGGTAAGATGTTTTTATTCCAAGCTCCTTTAGTGGATTGGATTCAAGTCCTGTCGGCTTATTTCTGTAGTTACCGTTTCCTTCAGACTGTATGTAAAAGGGTCACTAGTTCAATTGTCTAGAGATGCGCTCTGTTTCGGCCAATCTCTTTCAGAGAATTGTCGTACCTGACTTCACTTTTTAAACGGATGTGAAAGAGCGAGAACTCTTAATGAATGATCGCGCATATGTTTCATATAGGCAAGTaagattattttttatcaaacattgAATGGTTTAGCACAAGTTTGAAAGCAAGCGAAAGATCTACGTTAATTAACCGCCCTAAATTAATTGAAATCCAAAAGACCTTgccatatatataaaaaagaattcTACATAACACATAACACAATGCAAGCCGCTAATAAACTGCTATGGTGCTTTAGTGAAATAATTCAgtgaacataattttatttataatgttttacCAGAGCTTTTTCATATGGAGTAACTTACTAATTTGAAACATTCCAAAGACTTATGAAGACCAAGTTCCTATACCAGGGCACGTCACCAAGCTTACATGACTGTAAATTCCTTGCTAAGGAAGCGCGTTCAGTGGTGCTGCTTCctgtttttgaagttttgaagttCGACTGTGGCCATCTAAATTCCTTGTTGCATAAACTGTAAATACATGTTTTCGAAATACAGCTAAACTGGCATTTCTTGACAATCTAAATATCTGTCCTTTTATAATATCTTTTTAAtcttctaaatttcattttacagaAGCTCCAAACCGGGATGCTCTCACAAACGGGTTTGCCCTTTTAGCCCATACTGGTATTACCATGGCATGGGGACCGGTACAAACGATGACAATCGAACTATATCCAACTGTCGTCAGGTATTTATGTCTTTTAGTTGATCACGTAACTAACgaatattacatatacatgttgatgtataataatatatatagcGAAGAGGAGTCACATCAGGATGTTCTTATCAAAAGTCAATATTGATTATACATGGTGATGGTTTGCATAAAACATGAGAAATGACAAGTATctatagttacaaattgacagtgacatatgtaaggccaaggcaatgtgtttaatgtctcaataattttattgttgtatGCGAAGTACTAGATGTATTCTTAATAAGTAGAGTTTAGATCATACGGTATatgatagttattattctatgtttttacaactgtactgaaaagagaatgactgaatagaGTTTGCACTTAAGTTGTGAAAATGCATTAATTCAGGGAGAGCCTGAATTGCCCATCTGTCATCTTGTTAGTTGGCTGTATTATTcatgtattatcagaatgatttgcacgaagttcatgtgggagaaCAAAGTACGTCACTAGGTTGTGGCGGGTCCATAATTCGTTTCTGAAAAGCAAGCAAGATTCGGTGATACTGTGCGCAGACTGTTGGAATACAAACTATCCGTAAAAGATATTACATGTGaagttaatttataaaaactggGCAAACTTTTAGTTCTATGCAAATATATTGTTCGTTAAAATTCCTCGAATGGTGGTCAGTGTTTGTGATACATTCTACACCGAAGATTCTGACACAAAGTACTCTAAAGGTGCTAAATGTAAAGTTTCAAATATGTGTACCGTATATAATAAGTAATATATGTGTTTCTTATCTAGAAATATTGGATTTGGAACATTAAGTGTGATGGGAAGAATTGGCGCCATGATTGGTCCTCAGTTAGTCTACTTGGTAAGTATAATCTAGCACTTACCAATCAGTTAATGAGTTATGTGCTAAATTTTGTATTCAGTAAGTCTGTTTGGTTAGTATTTACTAGCATTTACCAATTATCTACTGATCTAAGTGTTGTCATTGGTCCGCAGATAGTAtactaaataagtataaaacaaaaatatccttATCACTTCTTGGGCTATGTGTTATGACTCGTCTATATTTAAAACTAACACTTGCCTGTCACTGACATAGGTGGTTGAAATAACTGATCCTCCGTTAGTGTAATCGGTAAGAATAGACCTATCATTTACCAGACAGTATCTGAAGGTTGCTCAGTTGTTCTTCTTGGTAGATATTAATCTATCATTTACAAATCTTACTGAGCTAGGTGATATTGTTGGTCCTCAGTTGATCCAACTGGTAAGAATAAAACTAGCATCTACCAGTCACTTTCTGAAGGGTGCGATAATTGGTCCTCAGTTGGTCTACTTAGTAAATATTAAACTAGCATTTACCAATAACTTACTGAGCTAAGCTAGTTGTTACGACTGACCTCAGTAAGTTTACTTTGTGAGTTGCAACTCACTTGACTAGGAAACCAAATGATAAAATTTCTACAACCAATGTCTCAAAACTCCGTGTGTCTTCTGTCGTGGAATAGGATTTGCTTAGATAGCGTTCTGCCTTACCAAGAGTGTGTAGGTTCGAACCCCTACATGGAATAACGATTCTTCATAAAACATCATCGTTGACTTACTAAGGAAATGGATTCGAAACGACTTAAATAACAAAGCACTCTTTATGATTGAGTTAGAAGTAAGTAAAGGCCATGCATTTTTTTCTACAGTTGTTCATTTACAGCGTCTTGTAAAACGGTTTGCCTAGAGAAAAACTTCTCCAGAACATATCACAGACGTTTTTCCTTAATAGTTTTCATGAATTAAGTAATCGATTTTTACAATTTAAGGATTCTTATGTTCCTGGTTTGTTGTACTATGTGTGCGGGGCAATGTCTGTGGTATGTGTCACTGGAACTTCTGCACTTCCGGAGACAATGATAGCCGACCTCAATGATAAAATTGGACAAATGAAAGAGAAAAGTGTCAAGAATAATCAAATTAGAAATGGTGTCGTCTGATGAAGTATTGACTCAAATCATACAGTAATAAGATTGCATGCCAGTGTGTATTCAGAGAAATCTGCGCTATAAATAGACAACGTGTCACGTGATAATCTAAACTCGTCAGATACCTAGTACTTGTATAGGCGGATataatttttgttgcattttgttGCTGAATGGTTCACATCTCACTGTATATACCTCGGTGTTCCAATTCACACGTTTCTTACTGCTTCTGTATAATGTACACCTCTCACGATTAAtcgaagtacatgtataataatcaACACTAACATTAGCTATGGTTCATTTTACAATTTTCCTATAGCTGTTTGGTTTACTTAAGTTTAGCACTGGACCTCGGGTCTATTTAACATCTATGGACCTACACCACTATGGTCCATTTTATGCTAAAAGACCTACTGACATCAGACCAGAAGAAAAATGCCATTGTTCATGTCATACTGTACACCTGTTTATACCGTGGACACCATGGTAAAACGAAAAGTGTACTATAAACCCATTTCAGCAAATGGGTACCATGAATATTGAATACTAGTAATTTCTCTTCAATCGGACACTAGTCACATTTTCTGTGTATTTCTTATCTCAGAAACATTCTACGTATTTTGTTTTCGTCAACATTATGAaaactgttaaaacatttttccaaACTATTGCAGATGTTTTCAAATTAAGAACTTCCTTATTGATTTGAAGTTCTTCTTGCTTACAATAATAGGACAGTGTTCTGAAATACTTAATCACATATTTTCCTTAAGTCTTGAGAACGTTACTTTATCAGCAGGCCAAAATGCAGGTagtcatttaaatttatatcgCAGAATAacgacaaaaacaataacaacaaaaaaacatcacttcaaattttaaagtaacGGGACACAACTCAGAATGTAACAAGATAAACAGTTTTCtgaataaacaaaatgtaaaagatatatgCAACTTTCCCTCATCTAAGAAAATATACAGAGAATGATCCACAGTCGCAACTTCTTCCGATTAAGAAAAATCTACCTACCCACATTTCTAAACGTCGTCTgcagagtatatatatatatgcatggaCATCTTCATTGTTCCCACATTTTCACAGACCTGTAGACATTTGCAGCTTTTACAAACTCGGTCATTTTTTAACCTTTTCAAATCTACGATTAACGTTTAAAAAAACGCTAATGATTTTCAAACTCTGCACCTTGTCAAAAACTCATGTTAATAACATGAGCAAGGGCACAAAACTGAATCAATTTTACATGTCCAAAAGCGgcataattaagccaaaatacttgacagagttatgtactcttgcctacagatagagaccgTTATGATAAGCAAGTGATAAATGTTTCAaaaccatatgtcaaacagtttaaacaagcaaattcgatgaattagtatcccccgccgaaagggcttgtggtgaggaatgaCTAAAAATATATCCAACAAGaagttaaagatgttactaagaagcaaataatctcaatagtcaaaatcattttaacagaatatgaatgttttttttttttttttttgttttgttttttgtttttgggggcgggggggggggggggggaagcagcGGGGGTGACctggtgagggtacaaaatttcacatgttgattataaatattgatggaaaattaaaaatgataaaaaaaatggatGGGGGATGGGGATGCATTATTGGGATGGTGGAcaagactgagtggagagtgaggtgggggaacggtacaacgttgcatgctgataaatattcatggaaggtttgaaaagaaataataataaaaaggaatgatttttgttgttttttttggggggggggagggagcggggaggtgaccaaggcaaggtggtgaccaggtgtgggtacagaacttcacatgtttataataaattttcatggaaaagaatgaaagaagtttaatgaaattctaccaattggttggtttgttatgtacaaatctgtagatttttaaacaattaaagggcaataactctaaggaaaaattgaccaattaaaaaaaatgacaggcatcatcgaattatgttggttcatatttctttcaagtttcatgaaattctaccagcttattactgagaaatggcttcagacgtggatttttcattaaatcaagggcaataactctaagggaaattgaccaatccaaaaaaaaacacttttttatgaaattctacctgatagtttctgagaaatggctgcggactgacatttttgggcatttttcattaaatcaagggcaataactctaagggaaattgaccaatctgaagaaaaaaaaacgggcatcatcgcagtatgttggttcatgtttatgtcatgaaattctaccagctagttactgagaaatggctgcggacggactgacggacggacaacgccatttcaatacccgcccccgctttccccccccccccccccccgtcacgatttcatcggcgggggataataaaatatgtactgGTACGAGCatcttaaccaagatttgtaagtttttaagttaaaaggggcaacaatttagacaaaatccttgatggagttatgtactcttgcctaaaactagGTAtggtgatgaaagtttcaaagctatttgtcaaaagactttgtcaaaatgtggacttgtacaaaGCTGcatcaatttcaaagtccaaaaagggcaaatattcatccaaaatacttgatagagttaCGAAAAACTTAGCCAAGGTGTTACGCCGACGCTGACACCAACGCCGTGATGAGCAGGATAGCTGTCctaattcttcgaatagtcgaggtaAAAAGTAAAATTCAATGTGTTTCTAAAAGTTAAAGATATGTTTGAGACAACCCAGAATTATCAAACAGGTTTGTTTACGTATTTAGCAAGATTTTAAGATCCATATCCAAATCCATAAAGATGTTAGTCACAGGAAAATAATGAATAAGTGAAAAAAACTTCTGTTTTCCAGGAATACATATTTTATGCGTATTTCTTGTGTCCACCTGGCGGttcgtgcgtgtgtgtgtgtgtgcgcgcgctcgcgcgcgtgtgtgtgtgtgtgtgtccgaaATTGAAAACGCTTTTAATTCAAGAACTTATTTAAGCTTGAATCACCAAAACAATTCACCACATCATGCTTATTAATAAGCACAATCATGACCTTTGCTAACATGTAGTATTACCCATTAGACCTATTTGAAGCAGCGCTTTTTTACTCTTTCTTCAGACTTTCTTGCATATCAAACTACAGTAATAAGCATTAGTTAATATTCTAGTGAGCATTTTAGCGATTTTCATTTCCGTCTTGTTTACAGTGTTTAATACCAAAGTTCACCGAATGTGGGTCTCGTTTACTTTTTAACCGTCGTATTTAAGTGAATCATGAAGAAACAAGCATGAATAAAATAATCTAGCTACTTCTAAATTACCATTGAATGTACAAATAAACTGTAAATCAAATTAGTTGATTTTGAGTACTATACTCGACATCACTAATttcgcgtcatcactaatttcgcggttttgagttgcgccacctacgTGGTGTTTACATGTCAAGTTCGTGACCTATTTTACGCATGCTAGCGAAAAATGTTCTTACCTGCAGTTACCttgctaaatatctgtcaatatttattaaaatcgtatttttcacatatctgttggaaaaaaatccatgaattaagcaaatatttgcaatgtttacaagttcgtctaccagctgatcggcatttgtcttcattaattatgcaaattaaatcCCGTCcataggttagagaacaccaaatTTTGCGTAAAATCCCCCAGCTAGACAAAAATGATTGAAggcgaaacatcaaaacgtctAAACTCGACGGATTTTAAGGGGGAGGAGGGGATGGGGGCCCCGCGACCATCCcctcaaaatacacccatgatacTTAACAGTGAAGTGGAACATGTTAGATAAGTATCAGATAGAAAATACTCAGTAATAGTACAATTCTTAGGCTCCGATACGTTATGACACGCCCGCGACCTTGTCGTTTACTTGAAAAATATCTGGTATGTCCACTTCCCAGAGGAGAATAGTTTTGATAGTGCCAATGTAAACAGgtaatataaaatgttgaaattggCGTTTATGatttttgagtgttcctgttagtttgGCTTAAAtagtttttcaatgtttgagtATTATTTAGTGCTTTttaacctatgatagtttgattgccacaattgttgacctataccgcgaaattagtgatgtgacgtcacatgatgacaatggctgactattgttgtttcttgaatgatatctgatttattttcacacagttattgatgcatatgacatgaaatattgcggtgaaaacaataaatattctgttgtgttgtttcttatTTCATGTCGTTACTTCGAATGTCAAGTACCGCGACATTACAGATGGACGGTATAGTAAGTTAGTACATTACAATACTAATGGCGAACTTAAGCGGCGTGAGGCCTTCGAACCAAAGTACGCCAACAGTAGTCAAAGtgaaatatgttcaaatataaacTTCGTACTTGTaaaaatgtgtatacatgtaGTAAAGTATTAACATACGCCAACGTagattttgtcaattttatcatatttgtgaaaaatacaGTTCGCTAGTCCACTtcgttacatgtatatattttgttacatttctaGAAAGCATTGCATCTGAGAGTCTGACAGTCATTCAAATATAGATGCTTTTAAAAACACGTTTCGTACAAGACTGGAATTAAGATTAAATGTATCTGTTTCCTGGATTATATTATGCACACAGATTAATCGTATactatttgtacattttatcaaaataaaattacaattatttatttatactttttaatatACCGTCAATTTCACTACTGACTCTCTCGTACAGCGGTTTCAATAGAAGCCATGCTTGTTTAAGTACAAATGCATGACGGATTCTTATCTGTCAAACAATTCTAAAACGCACGTGGTCTTATTATTCAtaacattgaatttttttttaatttaaacttaaaggttgttacatttacatgtatgtagCTAACATTACATTTtggctcgactattcgaagaattagtagagctatcctactcaccacggcgtcagcgTCCGCGTCACATCTTGGTAAAGGTTTTCGTACCAGTCGACATTCTGACAacgtcttttgagataaagctttttaACTTTTAACACTAATTTacaatcaccatgtccagttttaggcaagttttgtttgtttttggtttaacgccagttttcaacagtatttcagagtTTTAAGCAAGGGTATataaggcaagagtacataaattTGGTGCTGCTCTTAAGATATACAACCATCATTTGTTGTTCGGGTCAGTGCTCTGGCAGTTCTACACACTAAACGTTTTAAGACTTCCAACGCTTCAAgtaataaaataacaatacatAACCTTGTTGCAGGAAAGAAATTTGAACACTGAATGAAAGAGAACTCAAACTGGGTCTCTGAATTTTACAATCTTTTGCAGTTGGAATAGATGAACCTGACAAAAGGATTAAGAATAGCAAGTATATACATCTAGTTAATTATTACCGAACGTGCAAATGCAAGTTTTTTATGTTAATgtccaaaattttacaattatctACTTTATCATTTAAAACGATGTTTCATTAAAACGAAATCTTTTGGAATTGAACTTTCATGAAAGTTAGACAGAAAGTAGTTATTGCTTCTCACCAGTGTCCGCTTTTAATACGTATTCTTAATTTTTGTTTAGTCTTTTAAGAGATGACGTGCTGATCAAAGGTCATTttacttttatcatattttcaaagaCATATAATATGCTGTTTGACTaacattcatttttcagagtAGAAAATCATCGCTCATTGCATAGGAACCATTTTTCATACACACTGTTATCTTCAACAACTCATTTTTACGCAAACCTGTAAAGAatgatttttattaaacaatatatttgaaTGTCTCAAAGAGACCATATCACAGTAGTCTTTAGAAATTTGTTTTCTCCTCTTCTGTCAATGCATATCTCATATATATTACTAAATCTTTGTTttctaaacaataaaatgttCTACAGggactgttttgttttgttttttcatagacCGGAATAAGAGAGCTGTTTGCGAGGTCCAGCGATGCCTGAATATATAACCCCTTCAAGAGACGACACGTTATCTATAGCCAAatgtcatgtatatttatatatttataccaccaccccaacacacacacactggagGAGACGTATTGTTTTGCTCTGTCCACACttcgtttccgatcaataactagagattCATTTGACCCAGAACGATTTAACTTCATAGGTCTTATTGTTTTGGGTATCACTCTGTTTAAcatggtcaaggtcatagggcctgaacatggaaaaccatttccaaccgattacttgagaacgacttgacatAGAATggtgaaacttgataggatgattggacatgcagatttgatgatttttattgattatggggtcactctatcaaaggtcagggtcacaggagcaaGAACATGGAAATCCTTTCCCAATCAGTAACAATTGAGAACAATTGAGCTAACATAaaaaccttaaaacttcatagggtgaaaggctttacagagtagatgacccctatttttggagggaggggtggtggggggggaggggagatcattccatcaaaggtcaaggtcataggggcctgaacatggaaaaccatctCTGATGAATAACTAGACAGCAACATgacttagaatgttgaaacttcatatgatttGAAATGTagagaaatttttctacaaaatcTAGTGGAtgtgtggttttgaaaaaaatattcttccatttagaacattatataatatcactaCCTGCACACAACTTACTAGTTGCTTATATCGATACACTGGTGCGCTAAAAAGCAACTTTTACATAGCTCCAGATAAACTTTGGTTTTGGGGCTtagattttgaatttaattttctaAGATCATTGCATTATATGTAGCTAACAACTGACAAAAATTTCGTCATGCCTtgcttgaaaaaaatgtttattcgCAAAAATACCAACTATTAAGATGCACACTgcaaaaatgaaagtcacaaAATGACATCAAATTAACATTGAGTTGCAGGGGTAAACCAAAGAGCTGGGCTGTTTCGTAATCAGTTTCGAAAGTGAACCTTAATTTTCGAGTACTATAAATGTTCCACAAGAGTTCAAGTTTAGAAGATGTATTGAAATGAATCCTTAAGCACGTGGCACCTTGACATTTCTTATTGTGACGTAAaatcactcccccccccccccccccccccccttttaaaaCGCTTGAGATTGAAAGAGTCCACATCACTCATGTCAAAGTCTTTTCTTTTAAAGACAAAATGTTCTAGGACCGACAGTTACAATGTGACAGACAAGGGATTTTCATTACCTCTTGAGATAACTAATTTATTGCATACCGGACATCATGATATAAACCCTATTTACCCCGTTTTTATGCATGAATGATTTCACAATTAAGCTTCAGAAACTTGtgtttattttgacataaaatagtgcttcaaatattcaaagtaatatttaaatgaacgTCAAAAAAGTATCGAGTTTTTAAAGTGGTTCAGTTTATTTGTTACCAATGCGTTTGGAAGTATTTGtgtaaatgtagaaaaaatatatggtaaTCAAACGAAAGAGTAAATAAACTcgtgtttccctccaaaaatgttacaactttgagacatgaccattttacagctgtaaatttcaacagtaaaatttttacagctgtaaattgagaccttcatattttacacctgtaaaattcaactgtatttctgggtCTTTTATGTACAGTGTATagtcaaaatacaggtcttttacagacttAGACAGCTGTAAAACTAGGCTGCGacaattaaaaattttgaaaccgtTTTATAGtttcgaaccggttaatcggcatccatattgaaaatgctgttgtttttttccccgaCACTTTCGGCAGCTGACTTTTTTAGGAACTTACGGAATtgatcgtttgcaagcagtgtgatagtaagtcatattttggtaATATATCACGTCAGGCAAACCAGATACTATTGATTATGTTGATGTGTTTTTGCGTAAATATACTGCGGGTtcatgtgctggtcaaagaaatgtataaagataaagaaatataaatttcattagGATTGTAGAGTAtttttgagagcgattagcgattttacaaatttgaaaccggtttcacctggTTATCGAATCGGGCACGATTTACCTAGTAATCGTCCCAGACCTATGTTAAAAAGATCATATTTTCGCACAGGTATAAAACTAATCTGAATATGATTGCATGTTGCTTAAATTACAATGTTTGTCCTTTATTAAGTTAATTGAGATTTCATATACCACGTGACAAATTAGATCAGCGCAATGTTTACTGCATGTTAATTAATGCACCGGAAACATTACAGGTGAGTAGATGAAAGATATTTCTTCTGTTTAAActaacatttttaaatgttcttttataATCTTTTCATTATGAATTGATTTGTAACTAGAAATTAAATATAAACCGTTgtatttcttcaaaataaattacGATCATCAAAACATctcttttaaatgaataattatacATTTGTATCATTTTCAGTTGAAGAAAATGAATACGAGGATAATTATAGCTGTTTTGATATTGTCGTTGATGTGTTGTGTAAATACACAGAAGTTCCCGAAGAGGGAAGGACGATATCGTGAGGGATTTCCCGGTGGTTTTTTTGTCGGGAACAGATATTATTCTTACCGGGATCCTCAAACCCGGTCAAGTATCGGAAACGGAAATGACGTTTTGGGAGGCGAAAGGAGAAGAACGTTTGGAAGGAATTGGTAAAAAACGTAGGTACTTTCTTATTCATGAACTCGATTTATTTCAGAAGACCTTCGTTATAGGAAAGAGAAAGATAATCAAACAATGCATTGATTGTAAAAGCAAATTATTATGATCGAAACCGGAGCTCAGTACTGGAAGTATTTTGATCCAGGAGATGCAGGATCCTCATACCCAAGTGCCggtgaattttttaaaagggaatgaAACCAAACTTAAATAGAAATTGTTTAGTATCGTTTGCGGAATCTCTTGAAATCTACTGCAATGAGATGATGTGTGTTTATAAACAATAACTTTAAGATTTCTTATGTTCATTTCAGAAATCCATGCATAGATTGATGCGAACAATTGCAGTGTCAACCTGACAACCAACActtttatgtaaaaca
The sequence above is a segment of the Mercenaria mercenaria strain notata chromosome 3, MADL_Memer_1, whole genome shotgun sequence genome. Coding sequences within it:
- the LOC128555981 gene encoding solute carrier family 22 member 21-like; this translates as MVAMFYATHLKQGEFEVKRMGLGLVSYGIKYGIQALSGNIFFNLFLFNLCGIPSKGIALWLQNRFGRRITAIICYTIVGISGFIVGVVQTVEAPNRDALTNGFALLAHTGITMAWGPVQTMTIELYPTVVRNIGFGTLSVMGRIGAMIGPQLVYLLKKMNTRIIIAVLILSLMCCVNTQKFPKREGRYREGFPGGFFVGNRYYSYRDPQTRSSIGNGNDVLGGERRRTFGRNW